In Candidatus Eisenbacteria bacterium, a single genomic region encodes these proteins:
- the secD gene encoding protein translocase subunit SecD, with amino-acid sequence MTRADQWKLLSVVAATLLSLWYLWPSYRYYSLSPAERAKLPPSELRELRKKAIHLGLDLQGGMQVLLEVDRSKLSAAEAADAVDRAREVIERRVDQFGVAEPLIQKQGEDRIIVQLPGLTDRERARELIGRTALLEFKLVRSPEEVRNILARLDSYLAARGAGAALDTTLRNTPLTGHFLDIQSSAFVRLDDTSAVARLLATPGIDSIVPSDSQILWSSDDENFQGVTGRLLWVVKRTPEMTGNSIATAEARVGLDQTNPGAWGVTMTMTPKGRADFARVTGNNVNRQLAIVLDSKVSSAPVIRERIPSGDASITGSFGLEEAKDLGIVLRAGALPAPVRTIEERSVGPSLGSDSIQKGLMAGLIGSILVVVFMVFYYRLSGMIAILAMLLNMFYVVAALSGFGASLTLPGIAGLVLTIGMSVDANVLIFERIREELRNQKSVRQSVNLGYDRAFRTIMDSNLTTLICALFLFQFGTGPIKGFAVTLSIGLIANVFTAVLFTRLIYDYWLNRGKPERLSI; translated from the coding sequence ATGACGCGCGCAGACCAGTGGAAGCTGTTGAGCGTCGTGGCCGCGACGCTGCTCTCCCTCTGGTACCTGTGGCCCTCCTACCGCTACTACTCGTTGAGCCCGGCGGAGCGGGCGAAGCTCCCCCCGAGCGAGCTGCGCGAGCTCCGCAAGAAGGCCATCCATCTGGGGCTCGATCTCCAGGGCGGCATGCAGGTGCTGCTCGAGGTCGACCGGTCCAAGCTCTCCGCCGCCGAAGCCGCCGATGCCGTCGATCGTGCGCGCGAGGTCATCGAGCGTCGCGTCGACCAGTTCGGCGTCGCCGAGCCGCTGATCCAGAAGCAGGGAGAGGATCGAATCATCGTTCAGCTTCCCGGGCTCACCGACCGCGAGCGCGCCCGTGAGCTGATCGGACGGACCGCTCTGCTGGAGTTCAAGCTGGTGCGGTCCCCGGAAGAGGTCCGCAACATCCTCGCTCGCCTCGACAGCTACCTCGCGGCTCGCGGGGCCGGTGCTGCGCTCGACACCACCTTGCGCAACACGCCGCTGACCGGCCACTTCCTCGACATCCAGTCCTCGGCCTTCGTGCGGCTCGACGACACCTCGGCGGTCGCTCGGCTGCTGGCGACTCCAGGGATCGACTCGATCGTCCCTTCCGACTCCCAGATCCTGTGGTCCTCCGACGACGAGAACTTCCAGGGCGTCACCGGCCGCCTGCTCTGGGTGGTGAAGCGCACGCCCGAAATGACCGGCAACTCCATCGCCACCGCCGAGGCGCGAGTCGGTCTCGATCAGACCAACCCCGGAGCCTGGGGCGTGACCATGACCATGACGCCGAAGGGCCGCGCCGACTTCGCGCGGGTCACCGGCAACAACGTCAATCGGCAGCTCGCGATCGTGCTCGACTCCAAGGTCAGCTCGGCGCCCGTGATCCGCGAGCGCATCCCGAGCGGCGACGCATCGATCACCGGCTCCTTTGGACTCGAGGAAGCCAAGGACCTGGGCATCGTCCTCCGCGCCGGCGCGCTGCCGGCCCCGGTACGGACCATCGAGGAACGATCGGTGGGTCCTTCGCTCGGCAGCGATTCGATCCAGAAGGGCCTGATGGCGGGCCTCATCGGCAGCATCCTGGTGGTGGTCTTCATGGTGTTCTACTACCGGCTCTCCGGGATGATCGCGATCCTCGCCATGCTGCTCAACATGTTCTACGTCGTCGCCGCGCTCTCCGGTTTCGGCGCCTCGTTGACCCTGCCGGGCATCGCCGGCCTGGTTCTCACCATCGGAATGTCGGTCGACGCCAACGTGCTGATCTTCGAGCGCATCCGTGAGGAGCTGCGCAACCAGAAGAGCGTGCGCCAGTCGGTCAATCTCGGCTACGACCGCGCCTTCCGGACGATCATGGACTCCAACCTCACCACCTTGATCTGCGCGCTGTTCCTCTTCCAGTTCGGCACGGGCCCCATCAAGGGCTTCGCGGTGACGTTGAGCATCGGCCTCATCGCGAACGTGTTCACGGCGGTGCTCTTCACCCGCCTGATCTACGACTACTGGCTCAACCGCGGCAAGCCCGAGCGCTTGAGCATCTGA